From Primulina huaijiensis isolate GDHJ02 chromosome 15, ASM1229523v2, whole genome shotgun sequence, one genomic window encodes:
- the LOC140958899 gene encoding uncharacterized protein codes for MAIATIVATTLQGLRNQNANPPPPPPPPNGIKFHYESVRKNRCPTFSGAADPEVSQSWLKSVETQHRLLEVPDALKVDVTVPFLEDKAGKWWEAISPAMTAAGPMTWQRFREAFLKQYYPAEVRLQKLSEIENFTQTPDMSVVEYTSQFNALGSYAPAIMADEVLKLHRFKKGLNSRTQSALTVYQPANFSDLMGAAIRAETDI; via the coding sequence ATGGCCATAGCCACCATTGTAGCGACAACACTGCAAGGATTGAGAAATCAAAACGCTAATccgccaccaccacctccaccaccaaatGGAATCAAGTTCCACTATGAATCAGTCCGCAAGAATCGGTGTCCAACCTTCAGTGGAGCTGCAGACCCTGAGGTCAGCCAGAGCTGGCTGAAAAGTGTAGAGACTCAACACCGCCTATTGGAAGTTCCCGACGCACTGAAAGTGGACGTGACTGTGCCGTTTCTAGAAGATAAAGCAGGAAAATGGTGGGAAGCAATTTCGCCAGCCATGACAGCTGCAGGACCAATGACTTGGCAGCGATTTCGAGAAGCCTTTTTGAAACAGTATTATCCAGCCGAGGTCAGACTGCAGAAACTGAGTGAGATTGAAAACTTCACTCAAACTCCGGATATGTCAGTTGTGGAATACACCTCCCAGTTTAATGCCCTTGGATCTTATGCTCCGGCAATCATGGCGGACGAAGTTTTGAAGTTGCACCGCTTTAAAAAGGGATTGAACAGCAGGACCCAATCAGCCCTAACAGTCTACCAACCCGCGAATTTTTCAGATCTAATGGGTGCAGCTATTCGAGCCGAAACTGACATCTAG
- the LOC140958900 gene encoding uncharacterized protein: MTSQSSRSSQTFKKPNQSGRPSKGPSPTSSYQDIKPCPTCHLRHLGEFRRNSGVCFRCGKAGHRIAECPTAANQAAGPNKGTGPNTGANPNKPKEGKSNARVFAMTQEEADDTTEVVSSTILIQKVPAYALFDCGATHSFVSKRLAKKLGLKPELLAEPRIRKRSCIMVNPRNGNHSFPLPKHGRQ, encoded by the coding sequence ATGACTAGTCAGTCCTCACGCAGTAGTCAGACTTTCAAGAAGCCTAACCAGTCCGGTCGACCATCAAAAGGACCTTCGCCTACATCAAGCTACCAGGATATTAAGCCTTGCCCAACTTGTCACTTACGACACCTGGGAGAATTCCGAAGAAACAGTGGAGTATGCTTCAGATGTGGGAAAGCGGGACACCGAATTGCCGAATGTCCTACTGCCGCCAACCAAGCAGCCGGGCCCAACAAGGGAACAGGGCCAAATACAGGAGCTAACCCCAACAAGCCAAAAGAAGGCAAGTCTAATGCCAGGGTCTTTGCTATGACTCAAGAAGAGGCCGATGACACAACTGAAGTCGTGTCAAGTACCATTCTTATTCAAAAAGTGCCTGCTTATGcgttatttgattgtggtgccacgcATTCATTTGTATCTAAGAGACTCGCTAAGAAACTAGGACTTAAGCCCGAATTATTAGCCGAACCTCGAATCAGGAAAAGATCGTGTATCATGGTAAATCCAAGGAACGGAAATCACTCCTTTCCGCTACCCAAGCATGGAAGGCAATGA